In Zingiber officinale cultivar Zhangliang chromosome 1A, Zo_v1.1, whole genome shotgun sequence, a genomic segment contains:
- the LOC122001012 gene encoding agamous-like MADS-box protein MADS1 isoform X2 — translation MGRGKIEIKRIENTTNRQVTFCKRRNGLLKKAYELSVLCDAEVALVVFSSRGRLYEYATNSARTTIERYKKACRDTANTGHASEVNAQYYQQESSKLRQQINQLQSTNRHLLGESLASMSLRDIKQLETRLEKGVTKIRSKKNELMLAEIDYMQRREMELQNGNMYLRNKIAECERAQQMTVFPSSTTTIGYEVVPPYDSRNMLQVNNTMQTDEQYSHHQQINLQLG, via the exons ATGGGGCGAGGGAAGATTGAAATCAAGCGCATCGAGAACACGACCAACAGGCAGGTGACCTTCTGCAAGCGCCGGAACGGTCTTCTCAAGAAGGCCTACGAGCTGTCCGTCTTGTGCGACGCTGAGGTCGCACTCGTCGTCTTCTCCAGCCGCGGACGCCTCTATGAGTACGCCACCAATAG TGCGCGAACTACAATTGAGAGGTACAAGAAAGCCTGCAGGGATACCGCCAACACTGGTCATGCTTCAGAAGTCAATGCTCAG TATTACCAGCAGGAATCGTCAAAGCTCCGTCAGCAAATCAACCAATTACAGAGTACAAACAG ACATTTGCTGGGTGAGTCTCTCGCATCCATGAGCCTACGAGACATCAAGCAACTTGAGACTAGGTTGGAGAAAGGCGTGACTAAAATAAGATCCAAGAAG AATGAGTTGATGCTTGCTGAAATTGACTATATGCAGAGAAGG GAGATGGAGCTGCAAAATGGCAATATGTACCTGAGAAACAAG ATAGCTGAGTGTGAGAGAGCACAACAGATGACTGTATTTCCATCATCCACAACAACAATTGGGTACGAGGTGGTGCCACCTTATGATTCCAGAAACATGTTGCAAGTGAATAATACTATGCAGACTGATGAACAGTATAGCCACCACCAGCAGATTAATCTGCAACTGGG GTGA
- the LOC122001012 gene encoding agamous-like MADS-box protein MADS1 isoform X1 gives MGRGKIEIKRIENTTNRQVTFCKRRNGLLKKAYELSVLCDAEVALVVFSSRGRLYEYATNSARTTIERYKKACRDTANTGHASEVNAQYYQQESSKLRQQINQLQSTNRHLLGESLASMSLRDIKQLETRLEKGVTKIRSKKNELMLAEIDYMQRREMELQNGNMYLRNKQIAECERAQQMTVFPSSTTTIGYEVVPPYDSRNMLQVNNTMQTDEQYSHHQQINLQLG, from the exons ATGGGGCGAGGGAAGATTGAAATCAAGCGCATCGAGAACACGACCAACAGGCAGGTGACCTTCTGCAAGCGCCGGAACGGTCTTCTCAAGAAGGCCTACGAGCTGTCCGTCTTGTGCGACGCTGAGGTCGCACTCGTCGTCTTCTCCAGCCGCGGACGCCTCTATGAGTACGCCACCAATAG TGCGCGAACTACAATTGAGAGGTACAAGAAAGCCTGCAGGGATACCGCCAACACTGGTCATGCTTCAGAAGTCAATGCTCAG TATTACCAGCAGGAATCGTCAAAGCTCCGTCAGCAAATCAACCAATTACAGAGTACAAACAG ACATTTGCTGGGTGAGTCTCTCGCATCCATGAGCCTACGAGACATCAAGCAACTTGAGACTAGGTTGGAGAAAGGCGTGACTAAAATAAGATCCAAGAAG AATGAGTTGATGCTTGCTGAAATTGACTATATGCAGAGAAGG GAGATGGAGCTGCAAAATGGCAATATGTACCTGAGAAACAAG CAGATAGCTGAGTGTGAGAGAGCACAACAGATGACTGTATTTCCATCATCCACAACAACAATTGGGTACGAGGTGGTGCCACCTTATGATTCCAGAAACATGTTGCAAGTGAATAATACTATGCAGACTGATGAACAGTATAGCCACCACCAGCAGATTAATCTGCAACTGGG GTGA
- the LOC122020591 gene encoding VQ motif-containing protein 4-like, with protein sequence MTLFSKRKEKNLYLYYLPRAILSLPIPLFAAAAAAGLLLLTFASFHLSLSAKLHCFFFRIRRAFVLPLDAMEKEELGSSRSAYSCADGAVAAAPTQASPTLLTPKACEATPYPTTFVQADSSSFKKVVQMLTGSAETAAAAAAAAGKGQPQGTAAKATGPKKPSFKLYERRNILRNLKMLSPLMPAFLCSNPNSPGGAAGFSPLKRPDLLSPSMLDFPSLVLSPVTPLIPDPFNRPQPHPSSEAAKRAEDLAIAGKGFYLHPSPGAATDLEPPRLLPLFPVTSPKVVTSELSLATPHSAT encoded by the coding sequence ATGACTTTATTTTCAAAACGAAAAGAGAAAAATTTGTATCTTTATTACCTCCCTCGAGCCATTCTTTCTTTACCTATTCCACTGttcgctgctgctgctgctgctggccTGCTGCTGCTGACTTTTGCCAGCTTCCACCTCTCTCTCAGTGCAAAGcttcattgtttttttttccgTATTAGAAGGGCTTTTGTTCTTCCACTGGATGCAATGGAAAAGGAAGAGCTCGGTAGCAGTAGAAGCGCCTACAGCTGTGCCGATGGAGCGGTGGCCGCTGCTCCGACGCAGGCCTCTCCGACCTTGCTGACGCCCAAAGCCTGCGAGGCGACGCCGTACCCGACGACCTTCGTCCAGGCAGACAGCTCCTCCTTCAAGAAGGTGGTGCAGATGCTCACTGGCTCCGCCGAgactgcggcggcggcggcggcggcggccgggAAGGGGCAGCCCCAAGGTACGGCGGCCAAGGCCACCGGCCCCAAAAAGCCGTCTTTCAAGCTCTACGAGCGGAGGAACATCCTCAGGAACCTGAAGATGCTGAGCCCTCTGATGCCCGCATTTCTGTGCTCCAATCCCAATTCCCCTGGCGGCGCAGCTGGATTCTCTCCCCTGAAGAGGCCGGATCTCCTGTCGCCCAGCATGCTGGATTTCCCCTCCTTGGTTCTTAGTCCGGTGACGCCCCTGATCCCGGATCCCTTCAACCGGCCGCAGCCACACCCGAGCTCCGAGGCAGCTAAGCGGGCAGAGGACCTGGCCATCGCTGGAAAAGGGTTCTACCTGCACCCGTCGCCCGGGGCCGCCACCGATCTGGAGCCGCCGCGGTTGCTGCCGTTGTTCCCGGTGACGTCGCCAAAGGTCGTCACCTCTGAGTTATCCCTTGCCACCCCTCACTCTGCTACTTAG